From the Elaeis guineensis isolate ETL-2024a chromosome 16, EG11, whole genome shotgun sequence genome, the window AAAGTGCTTGCTTTCTGCTTGTTATCACGTACGCATAAGGACTATCATGAAAACGTCCGCATAGAAGTTCCCCCACGGTAAGGTCAAAACGGTAAATTTGGGTCGGGTAACCAGAGAAACCCTAGAGAGCGCTCTATAAAACTCCGGACTCGGCCTCTTCCGGCGTCGCAGATCCTGTCCTCCCCAACATGTCGAAGCGAGGTGacgcctctctccctccctccattCCTCCCTCTCTATTCCGTCCCCCTTTCTCTCCCCCCCGGGGCGCATGTCGGGGTTTTCTTGATTTCCTTTTCTTCCATCTTATGATTCGATTAGGGTTTTATGATCCGATCCATCTAGCCGAATGAATCGCAGTCATGGCATTAGATCCTTTTATTCTGCTTAAAGATGCCTTCAGATGAGTGCCTTCTTGTCTTTGTTCGAGACCGCTGAAGAAGCCTTAACAAGTTTAATCTTAGCTGGATGCATGCGTCCAATTTTAGGACGATTGTAAGGTTGATTCCTTCATCGAACCAATCGGATTCCATTTTTTCATTTGAGTTTttgtcttccatttttcttctggaAAGTTTACGCTTTATTAGACCTATCCTGATTTTTTATCAGTTTGTTCTAAGTACCCAGTGAAAAATCTTAACTCTGCACTTTGATATTTGTTTTTAATTTGCTTTCTCAATCTTTAAGATTTTACCATTCTATCAGATGCTCGTGAGAGGCTAGTTGACTTAAAGACCGTTTAGGTGTCTATTGatttatgttttctttttttttatcgtTCTATGCAGTGAAAGCTGTTATCTTGCATTTCTCTTATGTTTTCAAACAACAAAAACTTTTTTTCTTTGTATTTATTATTGTTATATGTTAGAATTGAGTTAACATTGTTTCTCTGATTTACCTCTTGTTGCGATTCATAGGACGAGGAGGTTCTGCCGGAAATAAGTTCCGGATGTCGCTGGGTCTCCCAGTGGCAGCGACAGTCAACTGTGCAGACAACACAGGTGCAAAGAACCTCTATATAATCTCTGTTAAGGGGATTAAGGGCCGTCTCAACCGGCTTCCCTCTGCTTGTGTTGGGGATATGGTGATGGCcactgtcaaaaaggggaagcctgacctcagaaagaaggtcatgcctgctGTCATTGTaaggcagcggaagccatggcgTAGAAAGGATGGTGTTTATATGTACTTTGAAGGTATCTTTTTCATTACAAACTCTTCTTATGATCTTTTTATGATGGATTATTGTATCTGATAGTTAATACTTCAGTTTTGGTGGCAAGCAAGACTGAGTTACCTAGTCCACTATCGCTTCTTTTATTGTGTGGATTATGATATCTGTACTAATCGCGGCTAACTGAGCAATGCCACTAAACAACTGCGGTCGGAACTTTTTTATCTCAAAATGGTTATCTGTAACTGCTTCAAGCATGGTACCATTTGTTTTTCCCTACACAATACAATTTTCTATTGGCTTGTATGATTTACCTaaattgttgatttttttttgctgATATTGTCACATTATTTATTCTTTGGTTGTCTGAGGATTTGAATGTTTCTAGCTTGTATTGCCAAATCATTTATTATGTCCATCAAAACATCAatgaagtctttttttttttttttttttttttttaatttgtattACATCTTTTTTGCCTTTTCCATTTTTGAGAGTTTTGACCCATGTGATGGTGATGggagatattttttttctctgtgAAAATCTCCTTAAATTGTTGGAGCAAACCCATCATGTTTTGTATATTTGTAAGTGAATGTTCTTTGGATGTTTGATGTTTCTTTTGAAAGTGCAATACTTAAGAGGAAGTATTTCCACCCAGAAATAGTCTCATATTCCATTGCCTGGGGAAGCAATGTTGTTGCTGTTACCTTTTGGGACTGGACATTTGACATACATATACCTTTATTCTTTTGTTTTCTACATTTAAACTAAGAATCGGAGTAGACATGTTGTTTTCTACCTAACAACCTCTTGCTACAAGGAGTGGGTGGTGTCAGGTGTGATGAAGGAGATTTTTCTGggtgaaaatatccttaacctGTTGGAGCAAACCAATCATGTTTGTAATTCCTAAGTAGACATCACATAGAAAGTCCTTTGGTGTTGATGATTCTTCTTGAAAGTTCAATCCTTCCATGAAAT encodes:
- the LOC105059181 gene encoding large ribosomal subunit protein uL14 isoform X1; translation: MSKRGRGGSAGNKFRMSLGLPVAATVNCADNTGAKNLYIISVKGIKGRLNRLPSACVGDMVMATVKKGKPDLRKKVMPAVIVRQRKPWRRKDGVYMYFEDNAGVIVNPKGEMKGSAITGPIGKECADLWPRIASAANAIV
- the LOC105059181 gene encoding large ribosomal subunit protein uL14x/uL14z/uL14y isoform X2, whose protein sequence is MSLGLPVAATVNCADNTGAKNLYIISVKGIKGRLNRLPSACVGDMVMATVKKGKPDLRKKVMPAVIVRQRKPWRRKDGVYMYFEDNAGVIVNPKGEMKGSAITGPIGKECADLWPRIASAANAIV